A region of Anolis sagrei isolate rAnoSag1 chromosome 2, rAnoSag1.mat, whole genome shotgun sequence DNA encodes the following proteins:
- the LOC132765986 gene encoding zinc finger protein 93-like, with amino-acid sequence MERPNSPGPEAGLLSSGAYWGKTTHKSQSEDLYSLDIQCQRFRHSSFREGEGPREVCSRLHSLCRQWLKPEQHTKAEMLDLVILEQFLSILPPEMGSWVRECGAETSSQAVALAEGFLLSQAEDEKQEGQAQSNCIDILPDASESEKHLSDATQSLQQIVLKQEEDWATTLEGAEMMLLPNHQSFLPLCDEVELNQGPIAFEDVAVHFSLEEWALLNPGQKALHGQIMEEIHGMVDSLVDNWEKNNVRTKCRTHFGHNGGLCRHQEAQSENENSARERPYKCNECGQCFTQNVALVLHKTLHAGKSYFQWKVSAKCVVDYTLPDLCQKEIFEGTEDFISLVKHEGFPIGQEQYQCQEYGKFFVDSSQLISHKRVHTGEKPYQCQECGKCFAYSSQLISHKRVHTGEKPYQCQECGKCFAYSSHLMTHTKLHTGEKPYQCQECGKCFARSADLVKHKRLHTGEKPYQCQECGKCFADSSALVKHKRLHTGEKPYQCQECGKCFADSSHLVSHKRVHTGEKPYQCQECGKCFAHSSALVSHKRLHTGEKPYQCQEYGKCFAYSSQLVSHKRLHTGEKSYLCQECGKCFAYSSQLIIHKRLHTGEKPYQCQDCGKCFAYSSHFVRHKRLHSGEKPYQCQECGKCFALSADLVKHKRLHTGEKPYQCQECGKCFADSSALVRHKRFHTGEKPYQCQECGKCFSDPSALVRHKRLHTGEKPYQCQECGKCFADNSALVSHKRLHTGEKPFQCLECGKCFVQSSALAKHKRLHTGEKSYQCQECGECFACSSDLVRHKGLHTAQKP; translated from the exons atggagagacccaactcacctggaCCTGAAGCGGGACTTTTGAGCAGTGGAGCATACTGGGGAAAGACTACACATAAGTCCCAGAGTGAGGACCTTTATAGCTTGGACATACAGTGCCAGcgcttcaggcattcctccttccgagagggcgagggacccagagaggtttgcagccgcctccactctctctgccgccagtggctgaagccagagcaacacaccaaggcggagatgctggacctggtgatcctggagcagttcctgagcatcctgcccccagagatggggagctgggtccgagagtgtggggcagagacctcttcccaggcggtggccctggcggaaggcttcctcctgagtcaggCAGAAGAtgagaagcaggaaggacag GCCCAAAGTAACTGCATTGATATCCTGCCTGATGCCTCTGAATCAGAGAAACATCTATCAGACGCCACCCAGAGTCTCCAGCAGATAGTCCTCAAGCAGGAAGAAGACTGGGCTACAACCTTGGAGG GGGCTGAAATGATGTTGTTGCCGAATCATCAGTCGTTCCTTCCGCTTTGTGATGAAGTAGaactgaatcag GGCCCAATCGCCTTTGAGGACGTGGCTGTCCATTTCTCCCtggaggagtgggctctcctgaatccgggtcagaaagccttgcacgggcagatcatggaggagattcatgggatggtggactctcttg tAGACAACTGGGAGAAGAACAATGTACGCACCAAATGCAGGACGCATTTTGGGCACAACGGGGGCCTTTGTAGACACCAGGAAGCCCAGAGTGAAAATGAAAATTCTGCCAGAGAAAGGCCCTACAAATGCAATGAATGTGGACAATGTTTTACGCAAAATGTGGCACTTGTGCTTCACAAGACACTCCATGCCGGGAAGAGCTATTTTCAATGGAAAGTATCAGCAAAATGTGTGGTTGATTACACATTGCCAGATTTGTGCCAAAAAGAAATCTTTGAGGGAACCGAGGATTTCATAAGCTTGGTGAAACATGAGGGATTTCCCATAGGACAGGAacaataccaatgccaggagtatGGGAAATTTTTTGTTGACAGTTCACAATTAATAAGCCACaagagagtccacacaggagagaagccataccaatgccaggaatgtgggaaatgttttgcttacagttcacaaTTAAtaagccacaaaagagtccacacaggagagaagccataccaatgccaggagtgtgggaaatgttttgcataCAGTTCACACTTGatgacacacacaaaactccATACAggtgagaagccataccaatgccaggagtgtggtaaatgttttgctcgcagtgcAGACTTGGTGAAGcataaaagactccacacaggagagaagccatatcaatgccaggagtgtgggaaatgttttgctgacagttcagcccTGGTGaaacacaaaagactccacacaggagagaagccataccaatgccaggagtgcgggaaatgttttgctgacagttcacaCTTGGtaagccacaaaagagtccacacaggagagaagccataccaatgccaagagtgtgggaaatgttttgctcacagttcagccttggtgagccataaaagactccacacaggagagaagccataccaatgccaggagtatGGGAagtgttttgcttacagttcacaattggtgagccacaaaagactccacacaggagagaaatcaTACctatgccaggagtgtgggaaatgttttgcttacagttcacaaTTGATAATCCACAAAAGActacacacaggagagaagccataccaatgccaggactgtgggaaatgttttgcataCAGTTCACACtttgtgaggcacaaaagactccactctggagagaagccataccagtgccaggagtgtgggaaatgttttgctctcaGTGCAgacttggtgaagcacaaaagactccacacaggagagaagccataccaatgccaggagtgtgggaaatgttttgctgacagttcagccctggtgaggcacaaaagattccacacaggagagaagccataccaatgccaagagtgtgggaaatgtttttctgACCCTTCAGCcctggtgaggcacaaaagactccacacaggagagaagccataccaatgccaggagtgtgggaaatgttttgctgacaattCAGCATTGGTGAGTCACAAAAGactccatacaggagagaagccattccaATGTctagagtgtgggaaatgttttgttcaaAGTTCAGCCTTGGcgaagcacaaaagactccacacaggagagaagtcataccaatgccaggagtgtggagaatgttttgcttgcagttcagacttggtgaggcacaaaggACTTCACACAGCACAGAAGCCATAG